From the Senegalimassilia faecalis genome, one window contains:
- the ftsX gene encoding permease-like cell division protein FtsX, with the protein MSSFFYFLKESLIGFTRNLSTALGSIVTIFLSLLIIGIFLVGGSVVNNVVKSVEQEVNITVWIADDASSSDIQSLQSAIQSMSAVSSVSFTDKDQALENFKKSSSSDIAESLDGQNPLPASIDVELSDPQLVEDVANQIEANTTFQKICDNPSDPSDSLRYGEKTVDRLFQLTSYVRVIGVALIALLIFIALVFINNTIRLAILARRKEIAIMRLVGASNGFIRGPFLMEGALHAIIGAALAVGSLELLRNLALPQLQNALTWLPIDLSTGTFALFYVMLAVFGLVIGLLGSAFAMRRYLKV; encoded by the coding sequence ATGTCTAGTTTCTTTTACTTTCTCAAGGAGTCGCTGATCGGCTTCACGCGCAACCTTTCCACGGCGCTTGGTTCCATCGTCACCATCTTCCTGTCGCTTTTGATCATCGGCATCTTTTTGGTGGGCGGCTCTGTGGTGAACAACGTGGTGAAGTCCGTCGAGCAAGAGGTCAACATCACGGTGTGGATCGCCGACGACGCCTCCAGCTCCGATATCCAGTCGCTGCAGTCGGCCATCCAGTCCATGAGCGCCGTTTCCTCGGTCAGCTTCACGGACAAAGATCAGGCGCTTGAGAACTTCAAGAAGTCCTCAAGCTCGGACATTGCCGAGTCGCTTGACGGTCAGAACCCGCTTCCGGCTTCCATCGACGTCGAGCTGTCCGACCCGCAGCTGGTCGAGGACGTTGCCAACCAGATCGAGGCGAACACCACGTTCCAGAAGATCTGCGACAACCCGTCCGATCCTTCTGACTCGCTGCGTTACGGCGAGAAGACGGTCGACCGCCTGTTCCAGCTTACCAGCTATGTTCGCGTCATCGGCGTGGCGCTTATCGCGCTGCTCATCTTCATCGCGCTCGTGTTCATCAACAACACCATTCGCTTGGCTATTCTTGCTCGCCGCAAGGAAATCGCCATCATGCGTTTGGTGGGCGCGTCGAACGGGTTCATCCGCGGGCCGTTTTTGATGGAGGGCGCTTTGCACGCCATCATCGGCGCGGCGCTTGCCGTGGGTTCGCTTGAGCTTTTGCGCAACCTGGCGCTGCCGCAGCTGCAAAACGCGCTGACGTGGCTGCCCATCGACCTGTCTACCGGCACATTCGCGCTGTTCTATGTGATGCTGGCGGTGTTTGGCTTGGTCATCGGCTTGCTTGGTTCCGCATTCGCCATGCGTCGTTATCTGAAGGTGTAA
- the ftsE gene encoding cell division ATP-binding protein FtsE yields the protein MTNSMSQGAPARPGRHAAAHAAPARQVTSQLSASLPVLEIDDTPQQSGTPVITFDHVSKVYPAQPNKPALNDISLQIYAGEFVFLVGHSGSGKTTFIRMLIREVKPTSGHIYIADEDLASMRNWRVPYLRRNIGCVFQDFKLLPNKTVFENVAFALEVIGKSRHVIKTQVPEVLRLVGLQDKLNKRPDQLSGGEQQRVSIARAIVNRPPVLICDEPTGNLDPQTSRGIMDLLERINRTGTTVVVATHDREMVDNMRRRVIALDRGNLTRDQDRGVYGFDV from the coding sequence GTGACGAATAGTATGAGCCAAGGTGCTCCTGCGCGCCCTGGGCGGCACGCAGCAGCGCATGCGGCGCCGGCGCGACAAGTGACGTCGCAGCTGTCGGCATCGCTTCCGGTGCTTGAAATTGATGATACTCCGCAGCAGTCGGGTACACCTGTTATCACGTTCGATCATGTGTCGAAGGTGTACCCGGCCCAGCCTAACAAGCCCGCACTCAACGATATCTCCCTGCAAATCTACGCAGGCGAGTTCGTGTTTTTGGTGGGCCATTCCGGTTCCGGTAAAACCACGTTCATCCGCATGCTCATCCGCGAGGTGAAGCCCACGTCGGGCCACATCTACATCGCCGATGAGGATCTTGCTAGCATGCGCAATTGGCGCGTGCCGTACCTGCGCCGCAACATCGGCTGCGTGTTCCAGGACTTCAAGTTGCTGCCGAACAAAACGGTATTCGAAAACGTTGCGTTCGCACTTGAGGTAATCGGCAAATCCCGCCACGTCATCAAAACGCAGGTGCCCGAGGTGCTGCGCCTTGTAGGCCTGCAGGACAAGTTGAACAAGCGCCCGGACCAGCTTTCCGGTGGCGAGCAGCAGCGCGTGTCCATTGCCCGCGCCATCGTGAACCGTCCTCCGGTCCTTATCTGCGACGAGCCTACGGGCAACCTTGACCCGCAAACGTCTCGCGGCATCATGGACCTGCTCGAGCGTATTAACCGCACCGGCACCACCGTCGTCGTTGCAACGCACGACCGCGAAATGGTGGACAACATGCGTCGTCGCGTCATCGCGCTTGACCGCGGCAACCTGACGCGCGACCAAGATCGAGGGGTGTACGGTTTCGATGTCTAG
- a CDS encoding transketolase family protein, giving the protein MKRATRAAYGVTLAELAGQGVPVVAVDADLTGSTTTKKFAEAGYADRLFNCGIAEQNMIDVAAGLATCGNVAFTGSFAVFGTGRAYDQIRNTVCYSNLNVKVAPTHAGVSVGPDGGSHQMLEDISLMAGLPNMRVLVPADYAAACAALRLAAATPGPVYVRMGRASVPAVYADGVELELGRAYVLREGTDVTIVACGVEVEQALAAAEELAAEGVSAEVIDAFSVKPLDRETIVASAKKTGRVVVAEEHSVHGGLGAAVAQALVEEHPVPMQFIGMNDRFGKSGEFEELMAYFGLDSKAIVKAVKRLTAN; this is encoded by the coding sequence ATCAAGCGCGCCACGCGCGCTGCGTATGGCGTCACGCTTGCCGAGCTGGCAGGCCAGGGCGTGCCCGTGGTGGCCGTTGATGCCGACCTGACCGGCTCCACCACCACGAAGAAGTTCGCCGAAGCCGGCTATGCCGACCGCCTGTTCAACTGCGGCATCGCCGAGCAGAACATGATCGACGTGGCCGCCGGCCTTGCCACGTGCGGCAACGTTGCCTTTACCGGCAGTTTTGCCGTGTTCGGCACCGGTCGCGCTTACGACCAGATCCGCAACACCGTGTGCTACTCGAACCTCAACGTGAAGGTTGCCCCCACGCACGCCGGCGTGTCCGTAGGCCCCGACGGCGGCAGCCACCAGATGCTCGAGGACATCTCGCTTATGGCCGGCCTGCCGAACATGCGCGTGCTCGTGCCGGCCGACTACGCCGCCGCTTGCGCCGCGCTGCGCCTGGCCGCTGCAACGCCGGGGCCGGTATACGTGCGCATGGGCCGCGCTTCCGTGCCTGCCGTGTACGCCGATGGCGTTGAGCTGGAGCTCGGCCGCGCCTACGTGCTGCGCGAAGGCACCGACGTCACCATCGTGGCGTGCGGCGTGGAAGTGGAGCAGGCGCTTGCTGCTGCCGAGGAGCTGGCGGCGGAAGGTGTTTCCGCCGAGGTCATCGACGCGTTCTCTGTCAAGCCGCTTGACCGTGAGACCATCGTGGCCTCCGCGAAGAAGACGGGCCGCGTCGTGGTCGCCGAGGAGCACAGCGTGCACGGCGGCCTTGGCGCAGCCGTGGCGCAGGCGCTGGTCGAAGAGCATCCCGTTCCCATGCAGTTCATCGGCATGAACGACCGCTTCGGCAAATCAGGCGAGTTCGAAGAGCTTATGGCGTACTTCGGCCTGGATTCGAAGGCGATTGTCAAAGCTGTGAAAAGGCTCACGGCCAACTAG
- a CDS encoding transketolase, which yields MTELELRACDMRIDIVRMIAEAGSGHPGGSLSCTDILTALYFGGVMDHNPEDPKWEGRDRFILAKGHAAPALYAVLAHAGYFPREELSTLRKLGTRLQGHPDCNLCPGVEVSTGSLGQGLSIAAGAAAGLKLAGKPQRVFCLLGDGECEEGQVWEAAMWAAHEGLDNLVAIVDRNHLQIDGDTADVCDPGDMVAKFAAFGWNASTVDGHDIDALVAVLTAAKTAADGKPHVLVANTIKGKGVSFMENQAGWHGKAPNAEQTEQAVAELEAAKKEA from the coding sequence ATGACCGAGCTTGAGCTGCGGGCATGCGACATGCGCATCGACATCGTGCGCATGATCGCGGAGGCGGGAAGCGGACACCCCGGTGGGTCGCTTTCGTGCACCGATATCCTCACCGCGCTGTATTTCGGCGGTGTGATGGACCATAACCCTGAGGACCCGAAGTGGGAGGGTCGCGACCGCTTCATCCTTGCGAAGGGCCATGCGGCGCCGGCGCTGTACGCCGTGCTTGCTCACGCCGGCTACTTCCCGCGTGAAGAGCTCTCCACGCTGCGCAAGCTTGGCACGCGCCTGCAGGGCCATCCTGATTGCAACCTGTGCCCGGGCGTCGAGGTTTCCACCGGCTCGCTGGGCCAGGGCCTGTCCATCGCTGCCGGCGCCGCTGCCGGCCTGAAGCTGGCCGGCAAGCCGCAGCGCGTGTTCTGCCTGCTAGGCGACGGCGAGTGCGAAGAAGGTCAGGTGTGGGAGGCCGCCATGTGGGCTGCTCACGAGGGCCTCGATAACCTGGTGGCCATCGTCGACCGCAACCACCTGCAGATCGACGGCGACACGGCCGACGTGTGCGACCCGGGCGACATGGTGGCGAAGTTCGCCGCGTTCGGCTGGAACGCCAGCACCGTCGACGGCCACGACATCGATGCGCTTGTTGCTGTGCTTACCGCTGCGAAGACGGCTGCGGATGGCAAACCGCACGTGCTGGTGGCGAACACCATCAAGGGCAAGGGCGTGTCGTTCATGGAAAACCAGGCCGGTTGGCACGGCAAAGCCCCCAACGCTGAGCAAACCGAGCAGGCCGTGGCCGAGCTTGAGGCCGCGAAGAAGGAGGCATAG
- the prfB gene encoding peptide chain release factor 2, with amino-acid sequence MADKELKDIEQIAQRVADAHAFLHIDDKTAQLVALDAQIAAPGFWDDAAHAQSVSKEASALRDVIDDYRAAQGLLDDARAAHELAGEDPAFAEEVQSTLEVLDAKLDQLEITSWFSGRFDAGDCILTVSPGQGGLEAQDWTDMLYNMYTRYADLKGWKVRVLDLVPGAEAVGLNKVTLQIEGRLAYGMLRSENGVHRLVRISPTDVKQRRHTTFAAVEVLPVLPDDIEVNLDMNDVRVDVYRSSGPGGQCVNTTDSAVRLTHLPTGIVVTCQNEKSQLQNKEAALRVLKAKLYEIEEQKRREQIDELRGDRMENSFGSQIRNYVLFPYQLVKDVRSGVETGNVDAVLGGDIDEFVVGYHKWRVSTQEE; translated from the coding sequence ATGGCTGATAAAGAACTGAAAGATATCGAGCAGATTGCGCAGCGCGTCGCCGACGCGCACGCGTTTTTGCATATCGACGATAAAACGGCGCAGCTGGTGGCGCTTGATGCGCAGATCGCCGCGCCCGGGTTTTGGGACGATGCCGCGCATGCGCAAAGCGTGTCGAAGGAAGCCAGCGCGCTGCGCGACGTCATCGACGATTATCGCGCCGCGCAAGGCTTGCTTGACGATGCCCGCGCCGCGCATGAGCTGGCGGGCGAGGACCCGGCGTTCGCCGAAGAGGTCCAATCCACGCTTGAGGTGCTTGACGCGAAGCTCGACCAGCTTGAGATTACCAGCTGGTTCTCGGGCCGCTTCGACGCTGGTGATTGCATTTTGACCGTAAGCCCCGGTCAGGGCGGCCTTGAGGCCCAGGACTGGACGGACATGTTGTACAACATGTACACGCGCTATGCCGATCTGAAAGGTTGGAAGGTCCGCGTGCTTGACCTGGTGCCCGGCGCCGAGGCCGTCGGTCTGAACAAGGTCACGCTGCAAATCGAAGGCCGCCTTGCTTACGGCATGCTGCGCAGCGAGAACGGCGTGCATCGCCTTGTGCGCATCAGCCCCACCGACGTGAAGCAGCGGCGCCACACTACGTTCGCCGCGGTTGAGGTGCTGCCGGTGCTGCCCGACGACATCGAGGTCAACCTTGACATGAACGACGTGCGCGTCGACGTGTACCGTTCAAGCGGACCGGGCGGGCAGTGCGTCAACACCACCGACTCGGCCGTTCGCCTCACGCACCTGCCCACGGGCATCGTGGTGACGTGCCAAAACGAAAAATCCCAGCTGCAGAACAAAGAAGCCGCCCTGCGCGTGCTGAAAGCCAAGCTGTACGAGATCGAGGAGCAGAAGCGCCGCGAACAGATCGACGAGCTGCGCGGCGATCGCATGGAGAACAGCTTCGGCAGCCAGATTCGCAACTACGTGCTGTTCCCGTATCAGCTGGTCAAAGATGTGCGCAGCGGCGTGGAAACGGGCAACGTCGACGCGGTGCTTGGCGGCGACATCGACGAGTTCGTGGTGGGCTACCACAAGTGGCGCGTCTCCACGCAAGAGGAGTAG
- the secA gene encoding preprotein translocase subunit SecA, translated as MAGFLSKLLTFGEGKQLKNYQALAAKIGSLEPDMQAKSDEELCAVTAALRERMAGGATESDVLPEAFAAVREASVRTLGMRHFDVQLIGGMALNDGQIAEMRTGEGKTLVSTLAGYLNALSGQNVHIVTVNDYLARRDSQWMGKIYQFLGMNVGLIQNGMRPDMKKRAYQADVTYGTNSEFGFDYLRDNMVTRAEARVQRGHHFAIVDEVDSILIDEARTPLIISGAGTQAADTYNKFARVMPALKLDEDFEMDEAKKTINATESGLTKIETMLGIDDIYADPSGQLPNHLQQALKAQFLFHRDVDYVVVNGEVKIVDEFTGRIMEGRRYSEGLHQALEAKEHVQVREENQTLATITLQNYFRLYDKLSGMTGTAMTEDAEFRQIYKLPVVAIPPNKEVKRIDEDDLIYRTIDAKFNAVADDVAARHEAGQPCLIGTVSIESSERLSRLLDKRGIKHETLNAKNHEREAHIIAQAGRVGAVTIATNMAGRGTDILLGGNPEVLADDVLLARGLNPDLEPGAQPAEEGGLPAPSEGQRKEALAQAKATCKLEQQRVLEAGGLCVIGTERHESRRIDNQLRGRAGRQGDPGTTQFYLSLEDDLMRLFGGARMDKIGAMMEKTNMPDDMPIQASMVSKAIESAQRQVESMHFAARKNVLEYDDVMNLQRKAIYEERNAILDGKDMEGRIPQIVADAVAAVVEENCPEKLPSDDWDCKAVDSWVANMTGRTDFHAAEVDHDDDPEQLCEALDEYLDGVVEAKTQELGEPIMRMLESQVMLRIIDRRWMAHLQDMDYLKTGIGLRAFGQRDPLVEYKNEAYKAFSNLTHSMYEEYLRTLLRLQVAVQQNAPQMPAEPDPLAGRISYSNPEQALGQTGVGSAVAQHQAQQRAAQAGAPAPKPAPQKAQTYVKDKDDPFANVGRNDPCPCGSGLKFKKCHGKNL; from the coding sequence ATGGCAGGTTTCCTCTCGAAGCTGTTGACGTTCGGTGAAGGCAAGCAGCTGAAGAATTACCAAGCCCTTGCCGCGAAGATTGGCAGCCTTGAACCCGATATGCAGGCAAAATCCGACGAAGAGCTGTGCGCAGTCACCGCAGCGCTGCGCGAGCGCATGGCGGGCGGCGCCACGGAATCCGACGTGCTGCCCGAAGCGTTCGCAGCCGTGCGCGAGGCATCGGTGCGCACGCTTGGCATGCGTCACTTCGACGTGCAGCTTATCGGCGGCATGGCGCTCAATGACGGGCAGATCGCCGAGATGCGCACGGGCGAAGGTAAGACGCTCGTGTCCACGCTGGCCGGCTATCTCAACGCGCTGTCGGGGCAAAACGTCCATATCGTCACCGTTAACGATTACCTGGCTCGCCGCGACAGCCAATGGATGGGCAAGATATATCAGTTCCTCGGCATGAACGTGGGCCTGATCCAAAACGGCATGCGCCCCGATATGAAGAAGCGCGCCTATCAGGCCGACGTCACGTACGGCACGAACTCCGAGTTCGGCTTCGACTATCTGCGCGACAACATGGTCACGCGTGCCGAAGCGCGCGTGCAGCGCGGACACCATTTCGCCATCGTCGACGAGGTTGACTCCATCCTCATCGACGAAGCGCGCACGCCGCTTATCATCTCGGGCGCGGGCACGCAGGCGGCCGACACGTACAACAAGTTCGCGCGCGTCATGCCTGCCTTGAAGCTTGATGAAGACTTCGAGATGGACGAGGCGAAGAAAACCATCAACGCCACCGAGTCGGGCCTCACGAAAATCGAGACGATGCTTGGCATCGACGACATCTACGCCGACCCGTCCGGCCAGCTGCCGAACCACTTGCAGCAGGCTCTAAAGGCGCAGTTCCTTTTCCACCGCGATGTTGACTACGTGGTGGTCAACGGCGAGGTGAAGATCGTCGACGAGTTCACGGGCCGCATCATGGAAGGCCGCCGCTACTCCGAGGGCCTGCACCAGGCGCTTGAAGCCAAGGAACACGTGCAAGTGCGTGAGGAGAACCAAACGCTGGCCACCATCACGCTGCAGAACTACTTCCGCCTGTACGACAAGCTTTCGGGCATGACCGGTACCGCCATGACCGAGGACGCCGAGTTCCGCCAGATCTACAAGCTGCCCGTCGTGGCCATTCCGCCGAACAAGGAAGTGAAGCGTATCGACGAGGACGACCTGATCTATCGCACCATCGATGCGAAGTTCAACGCCGTGGCCGACGACGTTGCCGCACGTCACGAAGCAGGCCAGCCTTGCCTTATCGGCACGGTGTCCATCGAAAGCTCCGAGAGGCTCTCGCGCCTGCTTGACAAGCGCGGCATCAAGCACGAAACGCTGAACGCGAAGAACCACGAGCGCGAGGCGCATATCATCGCGCAGGCCGGCCGCGTCGGCGCCGTCACCATCGCTACGAACATGGCTGGCCGCGGTACCGACATCTTGCTTGGCGGCAACCCCGAGGTGCTTGCCGACGATGTGCTGCTTGCGCGCGGGTTGAACCCCGACCTTGAGCCGGGCGCCCAGCCCGCCGAGGAGGGCGGCTTGCCGGCACCTTCCGAGGGTCAGCGCAAAGAGGCGCTTGCCCAAGCCAAGGCTACGTGCAAGCTTGAGCAGCAGCGCGTGCTCGAAGCCGGCGGCCTGTGCGTCATCGGCACCGAGCGCCACGAATCGCGCCGTATCGACAACCAGCTGCGCGGCCGCGCCGGTCGTCAGGGCGACCCGGGCACCACGCAGTTCTACCTGTCGCTTGAAGACGACCTGATGCGTCTGTTCGGCGGCGCGCGTATGGACAAAATCGGCGCCATGATGGAGAAGACGAACATGCCTGACGACATGCCCATCCAGGCGTCCATGGTGTCGAAGGCCATCGAATCGGCTCAGCGCCAGGTTGAAAGCATGCACTTCGCCGCACGTAAAAACGTGCTGGAATACGACGACGTCATGAACCTGCAGCGCAAGGCCATCTACGAAGAGCGCAACGCCATTCTTGACGGTAAGGACATGGAAGGCCGCATCCCCCAGATCGTGGCCGACGCCGTTGCCGCCGTGGTGGAGGAGAACTGCCCCGAGAAGCTGCCGTCCGACGACTGGGATTGCAAGGCCGTGGACAGCTGGGTAGCCAACATGACAGGCCGAACGGATTTCCATGCCGCCGAGGTCGATCACGACGACGACCCCGAGCAGCTGTGCGAAGCGCTTGATGAGTATCTTGACGGCGTGGTGGAAGCTAAAACGCAGGAGCTTGGCGAGCCTATCATGCGCATGCTGGAATCCCAGGTCATGCTGCGCATCATCGACCGTCGCTGGATGGCGCACCTGCAGGACATGGATTACCTGAAAACGGGCATCGGCCTGCGCGCATTTGGCCAGCGCGACCCGCTGGTTGAATATAAGAACGAGGCGTACAAGGCGTTCAGCAACCTGACACACTCCATGTACGAGGAATATCTGCGCACGCTTTTGCGCCTGCAGGTTGCCGTGCAGCAGAACGCCCCGCAGATGCCGGCCGAGCCTGACCCGCTTGCGGGACGTATAAGCTACTCGAACCCCGAGCAGGCGCTTGGCCAAACGGGCGTCGGGTCTGCCGTGGCACAGCATCAGGCGCAGCAGCGCGCCGCCCAGGCCGGTGCGCCGGCGCCGAAGCCCGCGCCGCAGAAGGCCCAAACCTACGTGAAGGACAAGGACGACCCGTTCGCCAACGTTGGGCGCAACGATCCTTGCCCGTGCGGTAGCGGCTTGAAGTTCAAGAAGTGCCACGGAAAGAACCTGTAA
- a CDS encoding AfsR/SARP family transcriptional regulator, translated as MVLEYAETVFGFNQVYWLDCSSPCFLRDLDGESIASGLLDATEPAFLAVFEDVPLLDGARVDAFCALLDTLLDRGCEVIVTCTPLCDAFAAERDRMVLFANDLLLSNDEIDFLRTPAERDETPANRVPRARRVPACAWGDGKNAAFLCGVLTEELPCQMLAVLFVLLCLDSGPLSSVERIAHADAEALSFIAAAHAYVGVDVAQRSFRCAGFPIGDVAEAFAGKLEDIASGAGGVGAAQLAADVASTLLASGNAERACEVARLFLPAAERAIWLEEHARDLERVGCLMRARGLYAATPPEVFSASAHVAQAVRCALLGENVAACVAARRAIACAPSVVERAIVQAVQCACSVGEASEQAAARARDVCAVGIEAECGDELRDIAMAVEALDAPSSGVELARAWLDATTDRALSDSALYAAALLLGRLDEADAGAQEWADVAAMVAREATARFGDAGSLSLPCALAAAAFQQLVDNGVLAMPPLDAACAVAAAARKRMLLEQRIQCEAARTAALERRLVRDKTHPDTFRCASVGSDMALRTPPRLTVNLFGGLEVFMGDRRIDPNLLMREKVRALLALLVVNQGHDLSRDRIMKLLWPDSHMERARNNFYATWSRLRTALSMPDGTCPYLIKRQYGIRLDASLLSSDVAELDRVCRALLFNRPGRGGWGHLFSQIEDSFSSDLLPGDEGCELLDDLRSDCRTRLVDALVTASGKLVEAGEVRQGLWFARAALSRDKSREDAYAAVMRAQIASLQRSAALETYFSCRKFLSNDLGIDPSAETMRLYHSIIDAQEEVA; from the coding sequence GTGGTCCTTGAATATGCCGAAACCGTATTCGGGTTCAACCAGGTGTATTGGTTAGACTGCTCCAGCCCCTGCTTCTTGCGCGACCTTGATGGCGAAAGCATTGCCTCTGGCTTGCTTGATGCCACAGAACCCGCGTTTCTTGCCGTGTTCGAAGACGTGCCGTTGCTTGACGGGGCGCGCGTCGACGCCTTCTGCGCCTTGCTTGACACGCTGCTCGATCGTGGTTGCGAGGTTATCGTCACGTGCACGCCGCTGTGCGATGCGTTTGCGGCTGAACGCGACCGTATGGTGCTGTTTGCGAACGATCTGCTGCTTTCAAACGACGAGATCGACTTTTTGCGCACGCCTGCCGAGCGTGATGAAACGCCGGCAAACCGTGTGCCGCGTGCCCGTCGCGTGCCGGCTTGCGCCTGGGGCGACGGCAAAAACGCGGCATTTCTTTGCGGCGTGCTGACCGAAGAGCTGCCCTGCCAGATGCTTGCTGTGTTGTTTGTGCTGCTGTGCCTCGATTCGGGGCCGCTTTCCTCCGTCGAGCGGATTGCGCACGCGGATGCCGAAGCTTTGTCGTTCATTGCCGCTGCGCACGCCTATGTGGGCGTCGACGTTGCTCAGAGATCGTTTCGCTGTGCGGGTTTTCCCATCGGCGATGTTGCCGAGGCTTTTGCCGGCAAGTTGGAAGATATCGCTTCAGGTGCGGGCGGCGTTGGGGCCGCGCAGCTTGCGGCAGACGTGGCATCAACGCTGCTTGCAAGCGGAAATGCCGAGCGTGCCTGCGAAGTCGCGCGTCTGTTCTTGCCTGCCGCCGAGCGGGCGATATGGCTGGAAGAACACGCGCGCGACCTTGAGCGCGTTGGCTGCTTGATGCGGGCTCGCGGGCTGTATGCCGCAACGCCGCCCGAGGTGTTTTCCGCGAGCGCTCACGTGGCACAGGCGGTTCGGTGCGCTTTGCTCGGTGAAAACGTTGCTGCGTGCGTGGCTGCCCGTCGCGCTATCGCATGCGCGCCATCGGTGGTGGAGCGGGCGATTGTGCAAGCGGTGCAATGCGCCTGCTCGGTTGGTGAGGCGTCTGAACAGGCGGCGGCCCGGGCGCGCGATGTGTGCGCCGTGGGCATCGAGGCGGAATGCGGCGACGAGCTACGCGATATCGCTATGGCCGTGGAAGCGCTCGATGCGCCAAGTTCTGGGGTTGAGCTGGCGCGGGCCTGGCTTGATGCGACAACGGATCGCGCGCTCAGCGATTCGGCGCTGTATGCGGCAGCGTTGTTGCTCGGCCGTCTTGATGAAGCCGATGCCGGCGCACAGGAATGGGCCGATGTTGCCGCTATGGTGGCGCGCGAGGCAACGGCGCGCTTCGGCGATGCCGGCTCGCTGTCGCTTCCCTGCGCGTTGGCCGCGGCCGCGTTTCAGCAGCTGGTCGATAACGGGGTGCTTGCCATGCCGCCGCTTGACGCGGCTTGCGCCGTGGCCGCTGCGGCTCGAAAGCGCATGCTGCTTGAACAGCGCATTCAGTGCGAAGCGGCTCGCACGGCGGCCCTTGAGCGCCGTCTTGTGCGCGACAAAACGCATCCCGATACGTTCAGGTGTGCTTCTGTGGGCTCCGACATGGCGTTGCGAACGCCGCCTCGCCTGACGGTGAACCTGTTCGGCGGCCTTGAGGTGTTCATGGGGGACAGGCGCATCGACCCGAACCTGCTTATGCGCGAGAAAGTCCGCGCGCTTTTGGCCTTGCTGGTGGTCAACCAGGGGCACGATCTATCTCGCGACCGCATCATGAAGCTCTTGTGGCCCGACTCGCACATGGAGCGGGCGCGCAACAACTTCTACGCCACCTGGTCGCGCTTGCGCACGGCGCTGAGCATGCCGGATGGCACGTGCCCTTACCTCATCAAGCGCCAATACGGCATTCGCCTTGACGCAAGCCTGCTTTCAAGCGATGTTGCCGAACTGGACCGCGTCTGCCGGGCGTTGCTGTTCAATCGTCCTGGCCGCGGCGGGTGGGGACACCTGTTCTCTCAGATAGAGGATTCGTTCTCCAGCGATCTTTTGCCGGGTGACGAGGGCTGCGAGCTGCTTGACGATCTGCGCAGCGATTGCCGCACGCGCCTGGTCGATGCGCTCGTCACGGCATCGGGCAAGCTGGTGGAAGCCGGCGAGGTGCGCCAAGGGCTGTGGTTTGCCCGCGCGGCGCTTTCCCGCGACAAATCTCGCGAAGACGCGTACGCCGCCGTCATGCGCGCGCAGATTGCCTCGCTGCAGCGTTCGGCCGCGCTTGAAACGTACTTCTCGTGCCGGAAATTCCTCTCGAACGACCTGGGTATCGACCCTTCGGCTGAAACTATGCGTCTGTATCACAGCATCATCGATGCACAGGAGGAGGTTGCCTGA
- the rsfS gene encoding ribosome silencing factor, giving the protein MSEAMNNEAHINQGVDMYGRQKPDLLSPRECAIIAAQAADEKKATDIMVQQVGDLIGVTEYFVICTASNNRQVEAVVDEIEEQCRVRGGAKPFHIEGTADGTWSLLDYGSFIVHVFQPETREYYRLEALWNDAPLVDLEAEAGLTDLQYSERIAKLVGRE; this is encoded by the coding sequence GTGAGCGAAGCAATGAACAACGAGGCGCACATCAATCAGGGCGTCGACATGTACGGCCGTCAGAAGCCTGACCTGCTCAGTCCGCGCGAGTGCGCCATCATCGCCGCGCAGGCTGCAGACGAGAAGAAGGCCACCGACATCATGGTGCAGCAGGTCGGCGACCTTATCGGCGTCACCGAATACTTCGTCATCTGCACGGCGTCGAACAACCGCCAGGTCGAAGCCGTCGTCGACGAAATCGAAGAGCAGTGCCGCGTGCGCGGCGGCGCGAAGCCGTTCCACATCGAGGGCACGGCCGACGGCACGTGGTCGCTGCTTGACTACGGCAGCTTCATCGTGCACGTGTTCCAGCCTGAAACGCGCGAGTACTACCGCCTTGAGGCGCTGTGGAACGATGCGCCGCTCGTGGACCTGGAAGCCGAGGCGGGCTTGACCGACCTGCAGTATTCCGAGCGCATCGCCAAGCTTGTTGGGCGCGAATAG